Proteins encoded by one window of Nasonia vitripennis strain AsymCx chromosome 5, Nvit_psr_1.1, whole genome shotgun sequence:
- the LOC100121949 gene encoding GATOR complex protein Iml1 isoform X8: MKMKLFKLIVHQKNFCVEDLIINPKDYPGIKTGDVVEIYHPDDEFSRLLLQVTSFKEDLQGRETISVEYNIASMFQLRTFGDVYMNVVNPDDVALDSVELTFKDQYMGRSEMWRLKNSLVNTCVYMNKKIEFCGSSIRCQVYEMWSQGDRVACGVITDDTKVVFRSSTSMVYLFIQMSSEMWDFDIHGDLYFEKAVNGFLADLFQKWKKNGSNHEVTIVLFSRTFYNATSLEEFPNYMRECLQQDYRGRFYEDFYRVAVQNERYEDWSNVLVQLRKLFTDYQKIVLEYHQKPGIIIPKATNSTAAQGNFLEVLNMSLNVFEKHYLDRSFDRTGQLSVVITPGVGVFEVDRELTNVTKQRIIDNGVGSDLVCVGEQPLHAVPLLKFHNKDSSMNVPDDYSMPHWINLSFYSTNKKIPNSTFIPRIKLPQRVSKCSSEKSNGKILNNKGRILQEETREYLHNSFFDYDAYDAQVFQLPPIHTSGLQRVSTRTKKTSVVCMETHNNAQALKLLKRKMSDPDIHHPPPESHPSSLSVIASNSSLRSAAISIPSSKTEPVTSNGSNSEVTDKNISGIAAVSRTSLKSDVTDGEISPPFRPVVGSAGSPTNSVAHQPATGHRPSRALINPFDPSHVTIKLTSNRRRWTHIFPKGPTGVLIQQHHYQAVPAAAQQKQERANETQQSSATADTTSVLSSSPTEQSCSATMSMSRSVSQICFNENSKSKSRMNLQLTNNVDKRTSGSKSLTLLWGATGEQEWTPALTTAIIGVDWKSLTISACLPITTDYFPDKRSLQNDYVVSDYNLLPDDVNADFAQQRAIYRKPLSTAEVFKELVSQRLAQGFQLIILPPNKNQISTPGSNSVPPISSVMRGRQTDSEHKEEYLLSIGRIFHKISLCGNSISVTRYRPRHPYPPFNIHYRYRFHAPHHDTYEVSWVSFTTEKLENYNWNYLDHYICTRGDTDFALVEALKYWRFRVFLLPLHNQATRKILEGSPHCDIYTPSTSAEQTTSMDGFLRFIETWLNKIRRPHPNKNWEKHVVNASAAARTSLDTPRHIPCRSGSKVMDRGRVSPASEAVLPLSIEQQQQQQQQQDHLEINDENVATEVTKIKSTAPYSEILEAMRHPQSGVGFLTQHPSLPSQTFVSADAVQWLNSHIEGGVTVEAAINIMKGMIQEKLICHASGDFSKPFILGFYLYHIVLDKDSQKGSDYSPPLGDLQSFENEWVEVEMRAPKGWCEPHSNSSSNLHSNITHPITIPSCDTIDESNVPVFLRNDLDLSDVTDERDWTLPMYKHTHLDIDINNKSDRIEWGHLRYQSIYKPDHSYELVVQWVAASGSIVADLIFIWQRKAQSCGIQMIPIPSDLLALPFTTKSDPLRGPIFIPLDTECLMAGKRYLFDEFREDTYAQRLFLFQEAILQRFGFLRCFVEGNENVHQYVHVTGSAFILVPSTMNPRPRQHTGTSVTRRSAGQKRYPVHAEQPSPHEAYITRHVSGKNKDDYSMDRRMGFLWSWNHMLSRKWKYPTTSTGDELFQKKIIQDFRHFCSNGDNRLKRFWESCWELKEKFCTNAK, translated from the exons ATGAAAATGAAGCTGTTCAAGCTTATCGTTCACCAGAAAAACTTCTGTGTCGAAGACCTTATTATCAATCCTAAGGATTATCCTGGCATAAAAACTGGAGATGTCGTTGAGATATACCATCCTGATGACGAATTCAGTCGTCTCCTCCTTCAGGTTACTTCTTTTAAGGAGGACCTGCAAGGCAGAGAGACGATTAGCGTTGAATATAACATAGCCTCTATGTTCCAACTTCGAACCTTTGGGGATGTCTACATGAATGTTGTTAATCCCGATGATGTAGCTTTGGATTCTGTTGAACTAACATTCAAAGACCAGTACATGGGTCGCAGTGAAATGTGGAGACTGAAGAATAGCTTG GTCAACACATGTGtttatatgaataaaaagATAGAATTTTGTGGCAGTAGCATACGATGTCAAGTGTATGAAATGTGGTCACAAGGTGATAGAGTAGCTTGTGGTGTGATAACGGATGATACTAAGGTTGTGTTCCGTTCATCCACAAGCATGGTCTATCTCTTCATTCAGATGAGTTCAGAAATGTGGGATTTTGATATTCATGGTgatctttattttgaaaaagctGTCAATGGATTTTTGGCTGACCTGTTTCAAAAGTGGAAGAAAAATGGTAGCAATCATGAAGTCACAATTGTTCTTTTTTCAAGAACTTTTTACAATGCTACCAGCCTTGAAGAGTTTCCTAATTACATGCGTGAGTGCCTACAACAAGATTATAGGGGAAGGTTCTACGAAGATTTTTATAGAGTAGCAGTCCAGAATGAGCGTTATGAAGACTGGAGTAATGTGCTTGTGCAGCTGAGAAAGCTATTCACAGATTACCAAAAAATTGTCTTAGAGTATCATCAAAAACCTGGTATCATAATACCCAAAGCAACCAATTCTACAGCAGCACAGGGAAATTTTTTGGAAGTATTAAATATGTCACTGAATg TTTTTGAGAAACACTACTTGGATCGTAGCTTTGACAGAACGGGTCAACTGTCAGTTGTTATCACACCAGGAGTTGGCGTTTTTGAAGTTGATAGAGAACTAACAAACGTTACGAAGCAAAGAATCATTGACAATGGTGTTGGCAGTGATTTGGTCTGCGTTGGAGAACAACCTCTCCATGCAGTGCCATTGTTAAAG TTTCACAACAAAGATTCATCTATGAATGTCCCAGACGATTACAGCATGCCTCACTGGATCAACTTGAGTTTCTATTCAACCAACAAAAAAATACCTAATTCGACGTTTATCCCTCGAATAAAACTGCCGCAACGAGTTTCTAAGTGTTCCAGTGAAAAAAGTAATGGAAAAATACTCAACAATAAAGGCAGAATCTTGCAAGAAGAAACTCGCGAGTACCTCCACAACTCGTTTTTCGATTACGATGCCTATGACGCGCAGGTCTTTCAGCTACCGCCTATCCATACGTCCGGCCTACAGCGGGTGTCGACGAGAACGAAGAAGACGAGCGTTGTTTGTATGGAGACACACAATAACGCACAAGCACTGAAGCTCTTGAAGAGAAAGATGTCTGATCCGGATATTCATCATCCGCCACCCGAGAGTCATCCTTCCTCACTATCAGTGATTGCGTCTAATTCGAGCTTGAGAAGCGCTGCCATATCGATCCCATCATCAAAAACTGAGCCTGTCACGAGTAATGGATCTAATAGTGAAGTTACTG ACAAAAATATCTCTGGCATAGCAGCGGTTTCGCGGACATCTCTGAAGAGTGACGTAACCGACGGTGAGATCTCTCCGCCTTTTAGACCAGTAGTCGGAAGCGCAGGTAGCCCGACCAACTCCGTCGCGCACCAACCAGCCACCGGACATCGTCCAAGTCGCGCACTCATCAATCCATTCGACCCGTCGCACGTGACGATCAAGTTGACGAGCAACAGGCGTCGCTGGACCCACATCTTCCCTAAGGGCCCAACTGGCGTTCTCATACAACAGCATCACTATCAGGCAGTACCCGCTGCTGCTCAACAGAAGCAAGAACGAGCTAACGAGACCCAGCAGAGTAGTGCAACTGCAGATACCACGTCGGTGCTCAGCAGCTCGCCAACCGAGCAGAGTTGCTCCGCCACGATGTCCATGTCACGCTCGGTATCACAGATTTGTTTCAACGAAA ATTCCAAAAGCAAATCCCGCATGAATCTTCAATTGACGAACAACGTCGACAAGAGAACGAGCGGCTCAAAGAGTCTTACACTGCTCTGGGGTGCCACGGGTGAACAGGAATGGACACCAGCTCTCACAACGG CGATCATAG GCGTCGACTGGAAGTCGCTGACGATTTCTGCGTGTTTGCCGATCACGACCGACTACTTCCCGGACAAGAGGAGCTTGCAGAACGACTACGTCGTCTCGGACTACAATCTACTGCCAGATGATGTCAATGCAGACTTTGCCCAACAACGCGCGATTTATCGCAAACCGCTGTCCACTGCCGAAGTCTTTAAAGAGCTCGTCTCTCAGCGACTGGCTCAG GGATTTCAGCTGATCATTCTGCCGCCGAACAAGAACCAGATCTCGACACCTGGCTCGAATTCGGTACCACCTATTAGCTCCGTAATGAGAGGACGACAGACTGACTCGGAACACAAGGAGGAGTATCTGCTGAGCATAGGAAGGATATTTCATAAGATCTCGCTCTGTGGAAATTCTATCAGTGTTACCAGATATAGACCAAG GCATCCGTATCCACCGTTCAACATTCACTATCGGTATCGATTTCACGCACCACATCACGACACCTACGAAGTTTCTTGGGTCTCCTTTACAACGGAAAAGCTGGAGAATTACAACTGGAATTATTTGGACCACTATATATGCACGAGGGGTGACACTGATTTCGCTCTAGTTGAA GCGTTAAAATATTGGAGGTTCCGGGTGTTCCTGCTACCGCTGCACAACCAAGCAACGCGTAAGATTCTTGAGGGCTCGCCTCACTGTGACATCTACACACCATCTACATCGGCGGAACAAACCACGTCGATGGACGGTTTCCTTCGTTTCATCGAGACATGGCTCAACAAGATCCGTCGACCGCATCCGAACAAAAATTGG GAAAAGCACGTAGTGAATGCATCTGCGGCTGCTCGCACTTCCCTCGACACTCCTCGCCACATACCATGCAG ATCAGGATCGAAGGTGATGGATCGCGGTCGAGTGTCACCGGCTAGTGAAGCTGTACTGCCCCTGTCGAtcgagcaacagcagcagcaacaacagcagcaggatCACTTGGAGATTAACGACGAGAA TGTCGCAACAGAAGTGACGAAGATCAAGAGCACAGCCCCGTACAGCGAGATCCTCGAGGCGATGCGTCATCCGCAATCAGGAGTCGGTTTTCTCACGCAGCACCCGTCGCTGCCCAGCCAGACCTTCGTCAGCGCCGACGCTGTCCAGTGGCTCAACTCTCACATCGAAGGCGGCGTCACCGTCGAGGCTGCCATCAACATCATGAAG GGAATGATCCAGGAGAAGCTCATCTGCCACGCGTCCGGCGACTTCTCCAAGCCGTTCATTCTCGGCTTCTATCTGTATCATATCGTTCTAGACAAGGATAGTCAGAAAG GTAGCGACTATTCGCCTCCGTTAGGTGACTTGCAGAGCTTCGAGAATGAGTGGGTCGAGGTGGAGATGCGCGCTCCCAAAGGCTGGTGCGAGCCTCATTCTAACAGTTCCTCGAATCTACACTCGAACATAACTCACCCCATAACGATTCCCAGCTGTGATACTATAGACGAATCCAACGTTCCCGTCTTTCTTAGAAATGACCTGGATCTGTCCGACGTCACGGACGAGAGAGATTGGACGT TACCTATGTACAAACATACTCATCTCGACATCGACATCAACAATAAGAGCGATAGAATAGAGTGGGGACACCTGAGGTACCAGTCAATCTACAAACCGGACCATTCCTACGAACTAGTCGTGCAGTGGGTGGCTGCATCGGGTAGTATAGTAGCCGATCTC ATATTTATTTGGCAGCGAAAAGCTCAGAGTTGCGGAATCCAGATGATACCGATTCCAAGCGACTTGTTGGCACTGCCGTTCACCACAAAAAGTGATCCATTGCGCGGACCAATTTTTATTCCTCTTGACACTGAGTGCCTCATGGCCGGCAAAAGATATCTCTTCGACG AGTTCCGGGAAGACACGTACGCCCAGCGACTCTTCCTCTTTCAAGAGGCGATTCTGCAGCGCTTCGGCTTCTTGCGTTGCTTTGTCGAGGGCAACGAGAACGTCCATCAGTATGTGCACGTAACCGGCAGTGCTTTTATTCTCGTGCCATCGACGATGAATCCGCGACCAAGACAACACACGGGCACTAGTGTCACCCGACGCAGCGCAGGCCAGAAGAGGTATCCCGTGCACGCAGAACAGCCAAGTCCGCATGAAGCATACATCACCAGGCACGTAAGCGGCAAGAACAAGGATGACTACAGCATGGATCGACGG ATGGGATTCCTGTGGTCGTGGAATCACATGCTGAGCCGAAAGTGGAAGTATCCCACTACGAGCACCGGCGacgaactttttcaaaagaagATCATTCAAGACTTCAGGCACTTCTGTTCGAACGGTGACAATCGCCTAAAGAGATTCTGGGAATCGTGCTGGGagctcaaagaaaaattctgtACAAATGCAAAATGA
- the LOC100121949 gene encoding GATOR complex protein Iml1 isoform X6 translates to MKMKLFKLIVHQKNFCVEDLIINPKDYPGIKTGDVVEIYHPDDEFSRLLLQVTSFKEDLQGRETISVEYNIASMFQLRTFGDVYMNVVNPDDVALDSVELTFKDQYMGRSEMWRLKNSLVNTCVYMNKKIEFCGSSIRCQVYEMWSQGDRVACGVITDDTKVVFRSSTSMVYLFIQMSSEMWDFDIHGDLYFEKAVNGFLADLFQKWKKNGSNHEVTIVLFSRTFYNATSLEEFPNYMRECLQQDYRGRFYEDFYRVAVQNERYEDWSNVLVQLRKLFTDYQKIVLEYHQKPGIIIPKATNSTAAQGNFLEVLNMSLNVFEKHYLDRSFDRTGQLSVVITPGVGVFEVDRELTNVTKQRIIDNGVGSDLVCVGEQPLHAVPLLKFHNKDSSMNVPDDYSMPHWINLSFYSTNKKIPNSTFIPRIKLPQRVSKCSSEKSNGKILNNKGRILQEETREYLHNSFFDYDAYDAQVFQLPPIHTSGLQRVSTRTKKTSVVCMETHNNAQALKLLKRKMSDPDIHHPPPESHPSSLSVIASNSSLRSAAISIPSSKTEPVTSNGSNSEVTDKNISGIAAVSRTSLKSDVTDGEISPPFRPVVGSAGSPTNSVAHQPATGHRPSRALINPFDPSHVTIKLTSNRRRWTHIFPKGPTGVLIQQHHYQAVPAAAQQKQERANETQQSSATADTTSVLSSSPTEQSCSATMSMSRSVSQICFNENSKSKSRMNLQLTNNVDKRTSGSKSLTLLWGATGEQEWTPALTTAIIGVDWKSLTISACLPITTDYFPDKRSLQNDYVVSDYNLLPDDVNADFAQQRAIYRKPLSTAEVFKELVSQRLAQGFQLIILPPNKNQISTPGSNSVPPISSVMRGRQTDSEHKEEYLLSIGRIFHKISLCGNSISVTRYRPRHPYPPFNIHYRYRFHAPHHDTYEVSWVSFTTEKLENYNWNYLDHYICTRGDTDFALVEALKYWRFRVFLLPLHNQATRKILEGSPHCDIYTPSTSAEQTTSMDGFLRFIETWLNKIRRPHPNKNWVVRERVTGFFVQEKHVVNASAAARTSLDTPRHIPCRSGSKVMDRGRVSPASEAVLPLSIEQQQQQQQQQDHLEINDENVATEVTKIKSTAPYSEILEAMRHPQSGVGFLTQHPSLPSQTFVSADAVQWLNSHIEGGVTVEAAINIMKGMIQEKLICHASGDFSKPFILGFYLYHIVLDKDSQKGSDYSPPLGDLQSFENEWVEVEMRAPKGWCEPHSNSSSNLHSNITHPITIPSCDTIDESNVPVFLRNDLDLSDVTDERDWTLPMYKHTHLDIDINNKSDRIEWGHLRYQSIYKPDHSYELVVQWVAASGSIVADLIFIWQRKAQSCGIQMIPIPSDLLALPFTTKSDPLRGPIFIPLDTECLMAGKRYLFDEFREDTYAQRLFLFQEAILQRFGFLRCFVEGNENVHQYVHVTGSAFILVPSTMNPRPRQHTGTSVTRRSAGQKRYPVHAEQPSPHEAYITRHVSGKNKDDYSMDRRMGFLWSWNHMLSRKWKYPTTSTGDELFQKKIIQDFRHFCSNGDNRLKRFWESCWELKEKFCTNAK, encoded by the exons ATGAAAATGAAGCTGTTCAAGCTTATCGTTCACCAGAAAAACTTCTGTGTCGAAGACCTTATTATCAATCCTAAGGATTATCCTGGCATAAAAACTGGAGATGTCGTTGAGATATACCATCCTGATGACGAATTCAGTCGTCTCCTCCTTCAGGTTACTTCTTTTAAGGAGGACCTGCAAGGCAGAGAGACGATTAGCGTTGAATATAACATAGCCTCTATGTTCCAACTTCGAACCTTTGGGGATGTCTACATGAATGTTGTTAATCCCGATGATGTAGCTTTGGATTCTGTTGAACTAACATTCAAAGACCAGTACATGGGTCGCAGTGAAATGTGGAGACTGAAGAATAGCTTG GTCAACACATGTGtttatatgaataaaaagATAGAATTTTGTGGCAGTAGCATACGATGTCAAGTGTATGAAATGTGGTCACAAGGTGATAGAGTAGCTTGTGGTGTGATAACGGATGATACTAAGGTTGTGTTCCGTTCATCCACAAGCATGGTCTATCTCTTCATTCAGATGAGTTCAGAAATGTGGGATTTTGATATTCATGGTgatctttattttgaaaaagctGTCAATGGATTTTTGGCTGACCTGTTTCAAAAGTGGAAGAAAAATGGTAGCAATCATGAAGTCACAATTGTTCTTTTTTCAAGAACTTTTTACAATGCTACCAGCCTTGAAGAGTTTCCTAATTACATGCGTGAGTGCCTACAACAAGATTATAGGGGAAGGTTCTACGAAGATTTTTATAGAGTAGCAGTCCAGAATGAGCGTTATGAAGACTGGAGTAATGTGCTTGTGCAGCTGAGAAAGCTATTCACAGATTACCAAAAAATTGTCTTAGAGTATCATCAAAAACCTGGTATCATAATACCCAAAGCAACCAATTCTACAGCAGCACAGGGAAATTTTTTGGAAGTATTAAATATGTCACTGAATg TTTTTGAGAAACACTACTTGGATCGTAGCTTTGACAGAACGGGTCAACTGTCAGTTGTTATCACACCAGGAGTTGGCGTTTTTGAAGTTGATAGAGAACTAACAAACGTTACGAAGCAAAGAATCATTGACAATGGTGTTGGCAGTGATTTGGTCTGCGTTGGAGAACAACCTCTCCATGCAGTGCCATTGTTAAAG TTTCACAACAAAGATTCATCTATGAATGTCCCAGACGATTACAGCATGCCTCACTGGATCAACTTGAGTTTCTATTCAACCAACAAAAAAATACCTAATTCGACGTTTATCCCTCGAATAAAACTGCCGCAACGAGTTTCTAAGTGTTCCAGTGAAAAAAGTAATGGAAAAATACTCAACAATAAAGGCAGAATCTTGCAAGAAGAAACTCGCGAGTACCTCCACAACTCGTTTTTCGATTACGATGCCTATGACGCGCAGGTCTTTCAGCTACCGCCTATCCATACGTCCGGCCTACAGCGGGTGTCGACGAGAACGAAGAAGACGAGCGTTGTTTGTATGGAGACACACAATAACGCACAAGCACTGAAGCTCTTGAAGAGAAAGATGTCTGATCCGGATATTCATCATCCGCCACCCGAGAGTCATCCTTCCTCACTATCAGTGATTGCGTCTAATTCGAGCTTGAGAAGCGCTGCCATATCGATCCCATCATCAAAAACTGAGCCTGTCACGAGTAATGGATCTAATAGTGAAGTTACTG ACAAAAATATCTCTGGCATAGCAGCGGTTTCGCGGACATCTCTGAAGAGTGACGTAACCGACGGTGAGATCTCTCCGCCTTTTAGACCAGTAGTCGGAAGCGCAGGTAGCCCGACCAACTCCGTCGCGCACCAACCAGCCACCGGACATCGTCCAAGTCGCGCACTCATCAATCCATTCGACCCGTCGCACGTGACGATCAAGTTGACGAGCAACAGGCGTCGCTGGACCCACATCTTCCCTAAGGGCCCAACTGGCGTTCTCATACAACAGCATCACTATCAGGCAGTACCCGCTGCTGCTCAACAGAAGCAAGAACGAGCTAACGAGACCCAGCAGAGTAGTGCAACTGCAGATACCACGTCGGTGCTCAGCAGCTCGCCAACCGAGCAGAGTTGCTCCGCCACGATGTCCATGTCACGCTCGGTATCACAGATTTGTTTCAACGAAA ATTCCAAAAGCAAATCCCGCATGAATCTTCAATTGACGAACAACGTCGACAAGAGAACGAGCGGCTCAAAGAGTCTTACACTGCTCTGGGGTGCCACGGGTGAACAGGAATGGACACCAGCTCTCACAACGG CGATCATAG GCGTCGACTGGAAGTCGCTGACGATTTCTGCGTGTTTGCCGATCACGACCGACTACTTCCCGGACAAGAGGAGCTTGCAGAACGACTACGTCGTCTCGGACTACAATCTACTGCCAGATGATGTCAATGCAGACTTTGCCCAACAACGCGCGATTTATCGCAAACCGCTGTCCACTGCCGAAGTCTTTAAAGAGCTCGTCTCTCAGCGACTGGCTCAG GGATTTCAGCTGATCATTCTGCCGCCGAACAAGAACCAGATCTCGACACCTGGCTCGAATTCGGTACCACCTATTAGCTCCGTAATGAGAGGACGACAGACTGACTCGGAACACAAGGAGGAGTATCTGCTGAGCATAGGAAGGATATTTCATAAGATCTCGCTCTGTGGAAATTCTATCAGTGTTACCAGATATAGACCAAG GCATCCGTATCCACCGTTCAACATTCACTATCGGTATCGATTTCACGCACCACATCACGACACCTACGAAGTTTCTTGGGTCTCCTTTACAACGGAAAAGCTGGAGAATTACAACTGGAATTATTTGGACCACTATATATGCACGAGGGGTGACACTGATTTCGCTCTAGTTGAA GCGTTAAAATATTGGAGGTTCCGGGTGTTCCTGCTACCGCTGCACAACCAAGCAACGCGTAAGATTCTTGAGGGCTCGCCTCACTGTGACATCTACACACCATCTACATCGGCGGAACAAACCACGTCGATGGACGGTTTCCTTCGTTTCATCGAGACATGGCTCAACAAGATCCGTCGACCGCATCCGAACAAAAATTGG GTTGTGCGTGAGAGAGTGACGGGGTTCTTTGTACAGGAAAAGCACGTAGTGAATGCATCTGCGGCTGCTCGCACTTCCCTCGACACTCCTCGCCACATACCATGCAG ATCAGGATCGAAGGTGATGGATCGCGGTCGAGTGTCACCGGCTAGTGAAGCTGTACTGCCCCTGTCGAtcgagcaacagcagcagcaacaacagcagcaggatCACTTGGAGATTAACGACGAGAA TGTCGCAACAGAAGTGACGAAGATCAAGAGCACAGCCCCGTACAGCGAGATCCTCGAGGCGATGCGTCATCCGCAATCAGGAGTCGGTTTTCTCACGCAGCACCCGTCGCTGCCCAGCCAGACCTTCGTCAGCGCCGACGCTGTCCAGTGGCTCAACTCTCACATCGAAGGCGGCGTCACCGTCGAGGCTGCCATCAACATCATGAAG GGAATGATCCAGGAGAAGCTCATCTGCCACGCGTCCGGCGACTTCTCCAAGCCGTTCATTCTCGGCTTCTATCTGTATCATATCGTTCTAGACAAGGATAGTCAGAAAG GTAGCGACTATTCGCCTCCGTTAGGTGACTTGCAGAGCTTCGAGAATGAGTGGGTCGAGGTGGAGATGCGCGCTCCCAAAGGCTGGTGCGAGCCTCATTCTAACAGTTCCTCGAATCTACACTCGAACATAACTCACCCCATAACGATTCCCAGCTGTGATACTATAGACGAATCCAACGTTCCCGTCTTTCTTAGAAATGACCTGGATCTGTCCGACGTCACGGACGAGAGAGATTGGACGT TACCTATGTACAAACATACTCATCTCGACATCGACATCAACAATAAGAGCGATAGAATAGAGTGGGGACACCTGAGGTACCAGTCAATCTACAAACCGGACCATTCCTACGAACTAGTCGTGCAGTGGGTGGCTGCATCGGGTAGTATAGTAGCCGATCTC ATATTTATTTGGCAGCGAAAAGCTCAGAGTTGCGGAATCCAGATGATACCGATTCCAAGCGACTTGTTGGCACTGCCGTTCACCACAAAAAGTGATCCATTGCGCGGACCAATTTTTATTCCTCTTGACACTGAGTGCCTCATGGCCGGCAAAAGATATCTCTTCGACG AGTTCCGGGAAGACACGTACGCCCAGCGACTCTTCCTCTTTCAAGAGGCGATTCTGCAGCGCTTCGGCTTCTTGCGTTGCTTTGTCGAGGGCAACGAGAACGTCCATCAGTATGTGCACGTAACCGGCAGTGCTTTTATTCTCGTGCCATCGACGATGAATCCGCGACCAAGACAACACACGGGCACTAGTGTCACCCGACGCAGCGCAGGCCAGAAGAGGTATCCCGTGCACGCAGAACAGCCAAGTCCGCATGAAGCATACATCACCAGGCACGTAAGCGGCAAGAACAAGGATGACTACAGCATGGATCGACGG ATGGGATTCCTGTGGTCGTGGAATCACATGCTGAGCCGAAAGTGGAAGTATCCCACTACGAGCACCGGCGacgaactttttcaaaagaagATCATTCAAGACTTCAGGCACTTCTGTTCGAACGGTGACAATCGCCTAAAGAGATTCTGGGAATCGTGCTGGGagctcaaagaaaaattctgtACAAATGCAAAATGA